From one Luteolibacter sp. SL250 genomic stretch:
- a CDS encoding class II fumarate hydratase, translating to MSGNTRMEKDSMGEMEVPADALYGASTQRAVLNFPISGRPVPPVLVHVYGLIKMAAAQTNAELGLLDAGIAARIIGAAKEVASGQHDGQFPIDIYQTGSGTSTNTNVNEVIANLASGEGTKVHPNDHVNLGQSSNDTFPTAIHLATASAIQSVLVPALDELAIALETKAEDFHEVLKIGRTHLMDATPVRLGQEFGGWAAQVRHSSIRAQKAVEALLELPLGGTAVGTGLNTHPQFAGQAIEKLASWTGLPFVEAENHFEAQSAKDACVEAHGHLSTIAVSLHKIACDIRLLGSGPRCGFGEISLPATQPGSSIMPGKVNPVMSESLTMVAARVAGNQTTVTWCGAGGFLELNVSMPLIAACLLESVELLANSANAFRGKCVEGIEAKVERCNELIEYSLSMVTALAPKIGYDKASAIAKESVSTGRTVRELCEGRLEDLGITREELTELLDPARMAGEHL from the coding sequence ATGAGCGGGAACACACGGATGGAGAAGGACTCGATGGGTGAAATGGAAGTGCCGGCGGATGCACTCTACGGCGCGTCCACCCAGCGGGCGGTGCTGAATTTCCCCATCTCCGGCCGACCGGTGCCCCCGGTGCTGGTCCACGTCTATGGCCTCATCAAGATGGCGGCCGCGCAGACGAATGCGGAGCTGGGTCTGCTGGACGCCGGGATCGCCGCCCGGATCATCGGTGCGGCGAAGGAAGTCGCATCCGGGCAACACGACGGGCAGTTCCCCATCGACATCTATCAGACGGGTTCCGGCACCTCCACCAACACCAACGTCAACGAGGTGATCGCCAATCTGGCGTCGGGAGAAGGGACGAAAGTCCACCCGAACGACCATGTGAACCTCGGGCAGTCGTCCAATGACACCTTTCCCACCGCCATCCACCTGGCCACCGCCTCCGCCATCCAGTCGGTGCTGGTGCCTGCGCTGGATGAACTGGCCATCGCGCTGGAGACAAAGGCAGAGGACTTCCATGAGGTGCTGAAGATCGGTCGCACGCACCTGATGGATGCCACTCCGGTCAGGCTCGGCCAGGAGTTCGGTGGCTGGGCCGCGCAGGTCCGGCATTCCTCGATCCGGGCGCAGAAGGCGGTGGAGGCGTTGCTGGAACTGCCGCTCGGTGGAACGGCGGTCGGGACCGGCCTCAACACCCACCCGCAGTTCGCCGGGCAGGCGATCGAAAAGCTGGCGTCATGGACCGGGCTGCCATTCGTGGAGGCGGAGAATCATTTCGAGGCCCAGTCCGCGAAGGATGCCTGCGTGGAGGCGCACGGCCATCTTTCCACCATCGCCGTTTCACTGCACAAGATCGCCTGCGACATCCGTCTGCTCGGTTCCGGTCCGCGCTGCGGCTTTGGCGAGATTTCCCTGCCCGCCACCCAGCCGGGTTCCTCCATCATGCCGGGAAAGGTGAATCCCGTGATGTCCGAGTCCCTGACCATGGTCGCCGCCAGAGTGGCCGGGAACCAGACGACCGTCACCTGGTGCGGGGCTGGCGGCTTCCTGGAACTGAACGTGTCCATGCCACTGATCGCAGCGTGCCTGCTGGAGTCGGTGGAACTGCTGGCGAACTCCGCCAATGCCTTCCGCGGCAAGTGCGTCGAGGGGATCGAAGCGAAAGTGGAGCGTTGCAACGAGCTCATCGAATATTCGCTTTCGATGGTGACCGCGCTGGCACCGAAGATCGGCTACGACAAGGCGTCCGCGATCGCGAAGGAATCCGTATCAACTGGCCGGACCGTGCGTGAACTTTGTGAGGGCCGCCTGGAGGATCTGGGGATCACCCGTGAGGAGCTCACGGAACTGCTGGATCCGGCGAGGATGGCGGGGGAGCATCTTTGA
- the cysW gene encoding sulfate ABC transporter permease subunit CysW: MKQQPVTTESLPVKILLISAAVIILSLFLLMPLFAVFAEAFRRGWEVFFASLSEDAALSAIKLTLIAAGIAVPVNTLFGLSAAWLVTKFRFKGRAFLLSLIDLPFAVSPIIAGLVWVLLFGASGWFGPWLREHDIQIIFALPGIVIATAFVTFPFVARELIPLMESQGSDQEEAGVTLGASGWQIFRRITLPNIKWGLFYGILLCNARAMGEFGAVSVVSGHIRGKTNTLPLHIEVLYNEYQFSAAFACATLLAFLALVTLGAKSVVEHFTGHSSAGHK, translated from the coding sequence ATGAAGCAACAACCGGTCACCACCGAATCCCTGCCCGTCAAGATCCTGCTCATCTCGGCGGCTGTCATCATTCTTTCCCTGTTCCTGCTGATGCCGCTGTTCGCGGTGTTCGCGGAGGCGTTCCGCCGCGGGTGGGAGGTCTTCTTCGCCTCCCTGAGCGAGGATGCCGCCCTGTCCGCCATCAAGCTCACGCTCATCGCGGCGGGCATCGCCGTGCCGGTGAACACGCTGTTCGGCCTGTCCGCCGCATGGCTGGTGACGAAGTTCCGCTTCAAGGGGCGTGCCTTCCTGCTTTCCCTGATCGACCTGCCGTTCGCGGTGTCGCCGATCATCGCCGGTCTGGTGTGGGTGCTCTTGTTCGGTGCCTCCGGCTGGTTCGGCCCCTGGCTGCGGGAGCATGACATCCAGATCATCTTCGCGCTGCCGGGCATTGTCATAGCCACGGCGTTCGTGACCTTCCCCTTCGTCGCCCGGGAGCTGATCCCGCTGATGGAGTCGCAGGGCAGCGACCAGGAGGAAGCGGGCGTGACGCTGGGCGCGAGCGGCTGGCAGATCTTCCGCCGCATCACCCTGCCGAACATCAAGTGGGGCCTGTTCTACGGCATCCTGCTCTGCAATGCCCGCGCCATGGGCGAGTTCGGCGCGGTGTCCGTCGTCTCCGGCCATATCCGGGGAAAGACAAACACCCTGCCGCTGCACATCGAGGTGCTCTACAACGAATACCAGTTCAGCGCCGCCTTTGCCTGCGCCACCCTGCTGGCCTTCCTCGCGCTCGTCACGCTCGGTGCGAAGAGCGTCGTCGAACATTTCACCGGCCACAGCTCCGCTGGCCACAAATAA
- a CDS encoding ABC transporter permease subunit encodes MSRRKVIPGFGLSMGYTVAALSLIILIPLAALFIKAAALGPAEWWALLTSPRVLAAAKLTFGASAAAAGVSAVFGLLVTWVLVRYDFPGRRLLDAMVDLPFALPTAVAGITLTQMYAPSGWIGQGIVKLAKWYQTSFQPTGWVGEQVKTLAESGAAYSAIGVFIALSFIGFPFVVRTLQPVMEDLGVDIEEAAATLGAGRWTVFRRVVFPLLVPALITGFTLAFARAIGEYGSVIFISGNLPMKTEILPLLIVAQLEQYHYGAAAVIAAGMLIISFLLLFLINLLQRRLDWRNR; translated from the coding sequence ATGTCACGACGCAAGGTCATTCCCGGCTTCGGCCTCTCGATGGGTTACACCGTCGCAGCGCTGAGCCTCATCATCCTCATCCCGCTCGCTGCCCTGTTCATCAAGGCGGCGGCGCTGGGACCCGCGGAGTGGTGGGCGCTGCTCACCTCACCGCGCGTGCTGGCCGCCGCGAAGCTCACCTTCGGGGCGAGCGCGGCGGCGGCCGGGGTGAGCGCGGTGTTCGGCCTGCTCGTGACATGGGTTCTTGTCCGCTATGATTTTCCCGGCCGCAGGCTGCTGGATGCCATGGTGGACCTCCCGTTCGCCCTGCCCACCGCGGTGGCGGGCATCACCCTGACCCAGATGTACGCGCCCAGCGGGTGGATCGGGCAGGGGATCGTAAAATTGGCGAAATGGTACCAGACCTCCTTCCAGCCGACCGGTTGGGTGGGGGAGCAGGTCAAGACCCTGGCGGAGAGCGGCGCGGCCTATAGCGCCATCGGCGTGTTCATCGCGCTTTCCTTCATCGGGTTCCCGTTTGTGGTCCGCACGCTGCAGCCGGTGATGGAGGATCTGGGCGTGGACATCGAGGAAGCGGCGGCCACGCTCGGTGCGGGCCGCTGGACGGTATTCAGGCGCGTGGTTTTCCCGCTGCTGGTGCCGGCGCTCATCACCGGGTTCACGCTCGCCTTCGCACGCGCCATCGGTGAATACGGTTCGGTGATCTTCATCTCCGGAAACCTGCCGATGAAGACGGAGATCCTCCCGTTGCTCATCGTCGCCCAGCTCGAGCAATACCACTACGGCGCCGCCGCGGTCATCGCCGCCGGCATGCTGATCATTTCCTTCCTACTCCTTTTCCTCATCAACCTGCTCCAGCGCCGCCTGGACTGGCGCAACCGCTGA
- a CDS encoding sulfate ABC transporter substrate-binding protein, translating to MKAKLIFSAAALAAIVSLASCGKKDAEGSVSLLNVSYDPTREFYEEVNKVFSAKWEKDHGKKLTINQSHGGSGKQARSVIDGQAADVVTLALAGDIDVIGKQAKLLPADWQTKLPDNSSPYTSTIVFVVRKGNPKAVKDWDDLVKADVKVITPNPKTSGGAQWNYLAAWAYASKANGGDEAKVLDYITRLYKNVPVLDTGARGATTTFAQRKIGDVFLSWENEAHLIEKEFPGETEIVYPSLTILAEPTVAVVEENAKKHGTTEVAVEYLKFLYTDEAQELAAKHFYRPRNQEIAAKFVSTLPVIPLVTVDKDFGGWDAARTKHFVDGGTFDRIYGVK from the coding sequence ATGAAAGCAAAACTGATTTTCTCCGCCGCCGCGCTCGCCGCCATCGTGTCGCTGGCATCCTGCGGCAAGAAAGATGCGGAAGGTTCCGTGTCCCTCCTCAACGTGTCCTATGACCCCACCCGCGAATTCTATGAGGAGGTGAACAAGGTCTTCTCCGCGAAGTGGGAGAAGGACCACGGCAAAAAACTGACCATCAACCAATCCCACGGCGGCTCCGGCAAGCAGGCGCGCTCCGTCATCGACGGCCAGGCTGCGGACGTGGTGACGCTGGCCCTGGCTGGTGACATCGACGTGATCGGCAAGCAGGCGAAACTCCTGCCTGCTGACTGGCAGACAAAGCTGCCGGACAACAGCTCCCCCTACACCTCCACCATCGTGTTCGTGGTCCGCAAGGGCAACCCGAAGGCCGTGAAGGACTGGGATGATCTGGTGAAGGCGGATGTGAAAGTCATCACGCCGAACCCGAAGACCTCCGGTGGCGCGCAGTGGAACTATCTGGCCGCATGGGCCTATGCGTCCAAAGCGAATGGCGGGGACGAGGCCAAGGTGCTGGACTACATCACCCGCCTCTACAAGAACGTGCCGGTGCTGGACACGGGTGCCCGTGGCGCCACCACCACCTTCGCGCAGCGGAAGATCGGCGACGTGTTCCTGTCATGGGAGAACGAAGCCCATCTCATCGAGAAGGAGTTCCCGGGCGAGACGGAGATCGTCTATCCATCCCTGACCATCCTGGCGGAGCCTACGGTGGCCGTGGTGGAGGAGAATGCGAAGAAGCACGGCACCACGGAAGTGGCCGTGGAGTATCTGAAGTTCCTTTACACGGATGAAGCGCAGGAACTGGCAGCGAAGCACTTCTACCGCCCGCGCAACCAGGAGATCGCCGCGAAGTTCGTCTCCACCCTGCCGGTCATCCCGCTGGTGACGGTGGACAAGGACTTCGGCGGCTGGGATGCGGCCCGGACGAAGCACTTCGTCGATGGCGGCACCTTCGACAGGATCTACGGAGTCAAATAA
- a CDS encoding TOBE-like domain-containing protein translates to MSISIHNITKTFGAYTALDDISLEVGNGSLTALLGPSGSGKTTLLRIVAGLEFADPGPGKIQFHGEDVVDVPAGKRGVGFVFQHYALFRHMTVADNIAFGLSVMPGSKRSSKAEVKDRVSELLRLVKLEGLDKRRPHELSGGQRQRVALARALAIRPKVLLLDEPFGALDAQVRKDLRRWLRQFHDEIGLTTLFVTHDQEEALELADQVVVMRNARVEQVGKPQVVYDKPRSPFVYEFLGNVNKVDEKGSNRYVRPHEIEIVFAAEYVEATDRLARITHLFSAGPVASLTVRLEDGQFLEVELSRKQLDELALGVGDEVAVRLPESADV, encoded by the coding sequence ATGTCGATCTCGATCCATAACATCACGAAAACCTTCGGAGCCTACACCGCGCTGGATGACATCTCCCTCGAAGTGGGGAATGGCAGCCTCACCGCATTGCTCGGCCCTTCCGGTTCCGGAAAAACCACGCTGCTGCGCATCGTCGCGGGCCTTGAGTTCGCCGATCCCGGCCCCGGAAAGATCCAGTTCCACGGCGAGGACGTGGTGGATGTCCCTGCCGGAAAGCGCGGCGTCGGTTTCGTGTTCCAGCACTACGCCCTGTTCCGTCACATGACGGTGGCGGACAACATCGCCTTCGGCCTTTCCGTCATGCCGGGTTCGAAGCGTTCGTCCAAGGCCGAGGTGAAGGACCGCGTCTCCGAACTGCTCCGGTTGGTGAAACTGGAAGGTCTGGACAAGCGGCGGCCGCATGAGCTTTCCGGCGGCCAGCGGCAGCGTGTGGCGCTCGCCCGCGCCCTCGCCATCCGTCCGAAGGTCCTGCTGCTGGACGAACCGTTCGGCGCGCTGGACGCCCAGGTGCGGAAGGATCTCCGTCGTTGGCTCCGCCAGTTCCACGACGAGATCGGCCTTACCACCCTGTTCGTCACCCACGACCAGGAAGAGGCGCTGGAGTTGGCGGATCAGGTCGTCGTCATGCGCAACGCGCGCGTCGAGCAGGTGGGCAAGCCCCAAGTCGTCTATGACAAGCCCCGCAGCCCGTTCGTCTATGAATTCCTCGGCAACGTGAACAAGGTCGATGAAAAGGGCTCGAACCGCTATGTCCGCCCGCATGAGATCGAGATCGTCTTCGCGGCGGAATATGTCGAGGCGACGGATCGCCTCGCCCGTATCACCCACCTTTTCTCCGCCGGTCCGGTCGCTTCGCTGACCGTGCGTCTGGAGGACGGACAGTTCCTGGAGGTGGAGCTTTCCCGCAAGCAGCTCGATGAACTCGCGCTGGGTGTGGGGGATGAGGTGGCGGTGCGCCTTCCGGAATCCGCCGACGTCTGA